CCTGACGAGCGCCCTCACCTCGCTGAAGTCGCTCTCCTCGACCTTCGGTGCCAACCTGTCGGTCGCCCAGACCCGCCAGGACTTCACCAAGGACCTGGCCGACGTCCTCTCGACCGGCGCTTCGAACCTGGTGAACGCCGACGCCAACGAGGAAGCCGCGAACCTGCTCTCGCTGCAGACCCGCCAGCAGCTGTCCCAGACGGCTCTGTCGCTCTCCTCGCAGTCCGACCAGGCCGTCCCGCGTCTGTTCTGATCCTTCGTCCGCAGAAAGCGGGCAGCCCACAGGATGTGGGCCGAAGACAAGAAGGCGGCGGAGCCCCGGCTCCGCCGCCTTTCTGCATCAGAACTTGCGGTCGAAAGCGCACGATCGCCTTCGGGGATGCGGAGACCCATCGATGCCAGACTGGTGGTTTACAACAGTCGACACGGAGGGGACGCGGGGCTCAATCTGGACGACTCGAAGCACTTGATCGTGCGCAATCGAGACGGGAACCTCTTCTATTCGCGGATCGTCAGGATGGGCCTGCTTGAACGACGCCGGCATGTTGCAAAAGCAACGGCCGATCCTATTGATAGAGCATGAAATGGTATTCGATTCGCCAACTTGCTGATGAATTTGGGCTCACGCTGCGGGCGATCCGCTTCTATGAGGAAAGGGGGCTGTTGAGTCCGTCCCGTATTTGCCAAGAATCTGGCGCTCCGCGGGTCTTCAATGAGGACGATCGGTCCAGTTTAGGAGAAATAGTGAACCTGACAAAGATGGGTTTCACAATATCTGAAATCTCGAAAGGGCGAATTACAGATCAGCAGTACAAAGCGCAGCTAACGTATTGCACCGACAAGATCGA
This portion of the Bosea sp. OAE506 genome encodes:
- a CDS encoding flagellin, yielding MSVAQTRQDFTKDLADVLSTGASNLVNADANEEAANLLSLQTRQQLSQTALSLSSQSDQAVPRLF
- a CDS encoding MerR family transcriptional regulator, which translates into the protein MKWYSIRQLADEFGLTLRAIRFYEERGLLSPSRICQESGAPRVFNEDDRSSLGEIVNLTKMGFTISEISKGRITDQQYKAQLTYCTDKIDELEKAVLLIEERLNKR